One stretch of Nitrospirota bacterium DNA includes these proteins:
- a CDS encoding acetyl-CoA C-acetyltransferase, protein MREVVIVGGVRTPVGAFGGTLKDVSAIDLGALVIKEAFKRTGLRPVVSDEMKNNAPDKLKDKGVIELEKKVQDWDSSLKPVAIDDVIIGNVLQAGQGQNPGRQAMIKGGIPKETPAFTINKVCSSGLKAIALGATSIMAGESDVIVAGGMESMSNVPFALLQARWGYRMALTGIGELHDLMVFDGLFEIFYGYHMGITAENIVDLYGITRQEQDELSLLSHTRALKAIKDGTFAKEIVPVVIKGRKGDTIVDTDERPMETSMEKLGKMKPAFKKDGSVTAGNASGINDGAAAVIMMSADKAKELGLKPYVKVKGFAAGGLDPAYMGLGPIPAIRKLLKANKLSVQDIDMWELNEAFASQTIGCLKELGIPTEKPNQLGSGISIGHPIGCTGARQMVTGMNLMQRNGYKHGIISMCIGGGMGFAMLVENAG, encoded by the coding sequence AGTAGGGGCATTTGGCGGCACACTTAAGGATGTGTCGGCAATAGATCTGGGAGCTCTGGTAATCAAAGAGGCCTTTAAAAGAACAGGATTACGGCCAGTAGTCAGCGATGAAATGAAAAACAATGCTCCTGATAAGTTAAAAGACAAGGGCGTTATAGAGCTTGAAAAGAAAGTGCAGGACTGGGATTCTTCTCTTAAACCCGTAGCTATTGACGATGTGATAATAGGCAATGTCCTACAGGCCGGACAGGGGCAAAATCCCGGCAGACAGGCAATGATTAAAGGCGGAATACCTAAAGAAACCCCCGCCTTTACTATCAACAAGGTCTGTTCCTCCGGTTTAAAAGCAATAGCGCTGGGAGCAACATCCATTATGGCCGGTGAGTCGGATGTTATAGTAGCCGGCGGTATGGAAAGCATGAGCAATGTTCCGTTTGCATTGCTTCAGGCACGGTGGGGCTATCGTATGGCTCTGACCGGCATCGGCGAACTCCATGATCTTATGGTGTTTGACGGCCTGTTTGAGATTTTCTACGGCTACCATATGGGAATAACCGCTGAAAATATCGTTGACCTCTACGGGATAACCCGTCAGGAACAGGACGAGCTCAGCCTCCTCAGCCACACCAGAGCTTTGAAAGCTATCAAAGACGGCACTTTCGCCAAAGAAATAGTTCCTGTTGTAATAAAGGGCAGAAAAGGCGATACTATTGTTGATACGGATGAACGCCCAATGGAAACCAGCATGGAAAAGCTCGGAAAAATGAAACCAGCTTTCAAAAAAGACGGCTCAGTAACTGCCGGTAATGCCTCCGGAATTAACGACGGCGCCGCCGCTGTTATTATGATGTCCGCGGACAAGGCAAAAGAACTTGGCCTTAAGCCTTATGTAAAGGTTAAAGGATTCGCCGCAGGCGGCCTTGACCCCGCCTACATGGGACTGGGACCAATTCCAGCTATCAGAAAACTCCTTAAGGCTAATAAATTGTCTGTACAAGACATCGACATGTGGGAACTCAACGAGGCCTTCGCTTCACAGACTATCGGCTGTCTGAAAGAACTGGGCATCCCTACTGAAAAACCCAATCAGCTCGGAAGTGGTATCTCAATCGGACACCCTATCGGCTGCACCGGAGCAAGACAAATGGTTACCGGCATGAACCTCATGCAGCGTAACGGTTACAAACACGGTATTATTAGCATGTGTATAGGCGGCGGTATGGGCTTTGCTATGCTCGTTGAAAACGCTGGTTAA